The Hyphomicrobiales bacterium genome has a window encoding:
- the clpB gene encoding chaperone protein ClpB codes for MADISLEAVTGKLNRVGYDTFLQALRQAKGAGNRNVELAHWLLQALQGSSNDLTLTADHYKLDRARLLMDLGSVVEGFRRNETEMPGIANHIVDILDRGWHYATLFFGETQIRTGHLLVAALKSNELRRALSGLSKEFAKVPVDELAAGYGKIWERSQEENLRPMDGSGLRAAGTPGAEQAEGPKGTTALDRFSQDLTVKARSGTMDPILGRDDEIRQVIDVLMRRRQNNPILTGEAGVGKTAIAEGFAQRVAAGDVPPPLRGVRVCALDIGLMQAGASMKGEFEQRLRSVIDEVQSSPTPVILFIDEAHTLIGAGGQAGTGDAANLLKPALARGTLRTIAATTWSEYRQYFEKDPALTRRFQPVQVDEPDVARCCTMLRGLIGPMEKHHKVRISDAAIVAAVSLSHRYIPARQLPDKAVSLLDTACARVAISQSATPAAIEDARVAIASLEQEKAALTADADLGTDSAKRLGEIEAEMATKQEKLTALEEAWASELAIVEEIKALRGKLGEKAPDAAPTAEAPPQEASEAPAAEPEVASDPAETRAALNAKFATLGEIDPANRMIYAHVDEQSVASVVSDWTGIPVGRMVKDEIETVLNLAETLNKRVVGQGHGIGMIAKRIETNRAKLDNPNKPIGVFMLCGPSGVGKTETALALAESLYGGEQNVITINMSEFQEAHTVSTLKGAPPGYVGYGEGGRLTEAVRRKPYSVVLLDEVEKAHPDVHELFFQVFDKGQMEDGTGRRIDFKNTLIILTSNVGTDEIMSMSANGAAKPDPEAMAVSLRPALLKVFPPALIGRLVTIPYYPLSSDMLAGIVRLQLGRIGKRLAENHKAAFIYDDAVVEHIVGQCNDPDSGGRMIDNIITNSMLPALSRAILNLQLEKKPLAEARVSVADGQFAYHCV; via the coding sequence ATGGCCGATATCAGCCTCGAAGCCGTCACGGGCAAGCTCAACCGGGTCGGTTACGACACCTTCCTACAGGCTCTCAGGCAGGCCAAGGGCGCTGGCAACCGCAATGTCGAGCTGGCGCACTGGCTGCTGCAGGCTCTGCAGGGCAGCAGCAACGACCTCACCCTCACGGCGGACCATTACAAGCTCGACCGCGCCAGGCTGCTGATGGATCTGGGCAGCGTGGTCGAGGGCTTCCGCCGGAACGAAACCGAGATGCCCGGCATCGCCAACCACATCGTCGATATCCTCGACCGCGGCTGGCACTACGCCACACTGTTCTTTGGCGAGACGCAGATCAGGACGGGCCATCTGCTGGTCGCGGCGCTGAAGTCGAACGAATTGCGCCGGGCGTTGTCCGGCCTGTCCAAGGAATTCGCCAAGGTCCCGGTCGACGAGCTTGCCGCCGGCTACGGCAAGATCTGGGAACGCTCGCAGGAAGAGAATCTGCGGCCGATGGACGGCTCGGGCCTGCGCGCCGCCGGCACGCCGGGCGCGGAGCAGGCCGAAGGGCCGAAGGGCACGACAGCGCTCGACCGTTTCTCGCAGGATCTCACGGTCAAGGCGCGTTCCGGCACGATGGACCCGATCCTCGGGCGTGACGACGAGATCCGGCAGGTCATCGACGTCCTGATGCGGCGGCGCCAGAACAACCCGATCCTCACCGGCGAGGCCGGCGTCGGCAAGACGGCGATCGCGGAGGGCTTCGCCCAGCGCGTCGCGGCCGGGGACGTGCCGCCGCCGCTCCGGGGCGTGCGCGTCTGCGCGCTCGATATCGGCCTGATGCAGGCCGGCGCCTCGATGAAGGGCGAGTTCGAGCAGCGGCTGCGCTCGGTGATCGACGAGGTGCAGTCCTCGCCGACGCCGGTGATCCTGTTCATCGACGAGGCGCATACGCTGATCGGCGCCGGCGGGCAGGCCGGCACGGGCGATGCCGCCAATCTGCTGAAGCCCGCTTTGGCGCGCGGCACGCTGCGCACCATCGCGGCGACGACATGGTCGGAATACCGCCAGTATTTCGAGAAGGACCCGGCGCTGACCCGGCGCTTCCAGCCGGTGCAGGTCGACGAGCCCGACGTGGCGCGCTGCTGCACCATGTTGCGGGGGCTGATCGGCCCGATGGAGAAGCACCACAAGGTCCGCATCTCCGACGCCGCCATCGTCGCGGCGGTCTCGCTGTCGCATCGCTACATTCCGGCCCGCCAACTCCCCGACAAGGCGGTGAGCCTGCTCGATACGGCCTGCGCCCGCGTCGCCATCAGCCAGAGCGCGACGCCGGCCGCGATCGAGGACGCGCGCGTCGCGATCGCCTCGCTGGAGCAGGAGAAGGCGGCGCTGACGGCGGATGCCGATCTCGGCACCGACAGCGCCAAGCGGCTCGGCGAGATCGAGGCCGAGATGGCGACGAAGCAGGAGAAGCTGACGGCGCTCGAAGAGGCCTGGGCCAGCGAGCTCGCCATCGTCGAGGAGATCAAGGCGCTGCGTGGCAAGCTCGGCGAGAAGGCACCGGACGCCGCTCCCACGGCCGAGGCGCCGCCGCAGGAGGCGAGCGAGGCCCCCGCCGCCGAGCCCGAAGTCGCTTCCGATCCGGCCGAGACCCGGGCCGCGCTCAATGCCAAATTCGCGACGCTGGGCGAGATCGATCCGGCCAACCGGATGATCTATGCCCATGTCGACGAGCAGTCGGTGGCCTCGGTCGTCTCGGACTGGACCGGCATCCCGGTCGGCCGGATGGTCAAGGACGAGATCGAGACGGTGTTGAACCTGGCCGAGACGCTGAACAAGCGCGTCGTCGGGCAGGGGCACGGCATCGGCATGATCGCCAAGCGCATCGAGACCAACCGCGCCAAGCTCGACAATCCCAACAAGCCGATCGGCGTGTTCATGCTCTGCGGCCCCTCCGGCGTCGGCAAGACCGAGACGGCGCTGGCGCTGGCGGAATCGCTCTATGGCGGCGAGCAGAACGTCATCACCATCAATATGAGCGAGTTCCAGGAGGCGCATACCGTCTCGACGCTGAAGGGCGCGCCTCCCGGCTATGTCGGCTATGGCGAGGGCGGGCGGTTGACGGAGGCGGTCCGGCGCAAGCCCTATTCTGTAGTGCTGCTCGACGAGGTCGAGAAGGCGCATCCCGACGTGCACGAGCTGTTCTTCCAGGTCTTCGACAAGGGCCAGATGGAGGACGGCACCGGCCGGCGCATCGACTTCAAGAACACGCTGATCATCCTGACCTCGAATGTCGGCACCGACGAGATCATGAGCATGTCCGCCAACGGCGCGGCCAAGCCCGATCCCGAGGCGATGGCGGTGAGCTTGCGGCCCGCGCTGCTCAAGGTGTTCCCGCCGGCGCTGATCGGGCGGCTCGTGACCATCCCCTACTATCCGCTGTCGTCCGACATGCTTGCCGGCATCGTCCGGCTCCAGCTCGGGCGCATCGGCAAGCGGCTGGCCGAGAACCACAAGGCCGCCTTCATCTATGACGACGCAGTGGTCGAGCACATCGTCGGGCAATGCAACGATCCGGATTCCGGCGGACGCATGATCGACAACATCATCACCAACTCGATGTTGCCGGCGCTCTCGCGCGCGATCCTCAACCTGCAACTGGAGAAAAAGCCGCTGGCCGAGGCGCGGGTCAGCGTGGCGGACGGTCAGTTCGCCTATCACTGCGTCTGA
- a CDS encoding Type VI secretion system protein ImpH, which produces MEEPTAPLEKAPSYQAQLEAEPWRFDFYAVLRRLERSFPERGRIGDVSARHEEYVALGEQAFLDFPASSVAQADRDGHGRLRLFVKFLGLLGPQGALPLATTEESYRWQIAHDDAFPRFLDIFNHRFLQLFYRAWADSRPVAQQDRPDLDRFAAYIGSMIGAGSKPYLGRDTVPDAEKLAHAGLLGAQAKSASRLRHFLAGLFKADVEIEQFVGMRLVFDPADRTRLGGAHCTLGGDALLGASVYSVEDKFRVKIVARDLAQFERFLPKGDRCEPLADAVFFHLGEQFEWDVELALPVGEVKPVRLGQSGHLGWTSWMAPNWGVAEGALRRDARFHPAESLRLKRSRAGAPGRHKTG; this is translated from the coding sequence ATGGAAGAGCCCACCGCCCCGCTGGAGAAGGCGCCGAGCTATCAGGCGCAGCTCGAGGCCGAGCCGTGGCGGTTCGACTTCTACGCCGTGCTGCGCCGGTTGGAGCGCAGCTTTCCGGAACGCGGCCGGATCGGCGACGTGTCGGCCCGGCACGAGGAATACGTCGCCTTGGGCGAGCAGGCCTTCCTCGATTTTCCGGCGTCCTCCGTCGCGCAGGCCGACCGCGACGGACATGGCCGGCTCAGGCTCTTCGTCAAGTTTCTCGGCCTGCTCGGGCCGCAGGGCGCGCTGCCTCTGGCGACGACCGAGGAGAGCTATCGCTGGCAGATCGCCCATGACGACGCCTTCCCCCGGTTCCTCGACATCTTCAATCACCGCTTCCTGCAGCTGTTCTATCGGGCCTGGGCGGATTCGCGGCCTGTCGCGCAGCAGGACCGGCCCGATCTCGACCGCTTCGCCGCCTATATCGGCAGCATGATCGGGGCCGGTTCGAAGCCCTATCTTGGCCGCGACACGGTGCCGGATGCCGAGAAGCTCGCCCATGCGGGCCTGCTCGGGGCGCAGGCGAAATCGGCCTCGCGGCTCCGGCATTTTCTCGCCGGGCTGTTCAAGGCCGATGTCGAGATCGAGCAATTCGTCGGCATGCGGCTCGTCTTCGACCCTGCCGACCGGACGCGGCTCGGCGGTGCCCATTGCACGCTCGGCGGCGACGCCTTGCTCGGTGCGAGCGTCTACAGCGTCGAGGACAAGTTCCGCGTGAAGATCGTTGCGCGCGATCTCGCGCAGTTCGAGCGCTTCCTGCCGAAGGGCGACCGCTGCGAGCCGCTGGCCGACGCGGTGTTCTTCCATCTGGGCGAGCAATTCGAATGGGATGTCGAGCTCGCCTTGCCGGTGGGAGAGGTGAAGCCGGTGCGGCTCGGGCAGTCCGGCCATCTCGGCTGGACGAGCTGGATGGCGCCGAACTGGGGCGTCGCCGAAGGCGCCTTGCGCCGCGACGCCCGCTTCCATCCCGCCGAAAGCCTGCGCCTCAAGCGAAGCCGTGCCGGCGCGCCCGGCCGGCACAAGACCGGATAG
- the tssF gene encoding Type VI secretion system component TssF1: MNQEFLDLYNQELRLFMEHSKEFAEEYPGIAERLGGLAGERMDPMVGGLLEGAAFLAARVQLKLKHEFPEFTNNLLEQLLPNYLAPTPSALLAGLTPPYSDPALREGVRIARGSYIDATYMERERRVACRYRLGSDVTLWPFEIAAAEYIPAPGPLQALGLQVGARALAGLRLSLTHRVMADPEQEPSAAQALKNPASWFAGCRTRALDIHLLGAEADAVALYEQLFSNCIGIHFRHLDEFGDPVVTPAEGCFLEQLGFREDEALLPGDTRVFRGFDLLRELFWFSRKFLGFRLGGLAAAMPKLKAKTVDVIFVFDEVNARLPGAVRKEMFALYAAPAINLFEKTADRIPVKTNQHEFHVVPDRSRPLDYEPHSILSVHAHYVGGREKQPVHPLYSSPEGASPVHGLHYTQRRLPRRRSAAERRQGRASDYTGTEMFVSLVEPAGIADATSVAELSVRALCSNRHLTEHLPTGVGGADFRLIDNVSLDIACLSGPTPPREPIVSQLRLRAGTASTGVVTWRLINLLSLNQLGLVQRGAGENGEALRELLSLFADLADSATERRIRGIKSVDSRPVVRRFPQRAGTGAARGLEITVLFDEKAFEGSGVFLLGAVLDRFFAEYAAMNHFTQTVIRTVERGEVMRFPPRAGSRRIL, encoded by the coding sequence ATGAATCAGGAGTTTCTCGATCTCTACAATCAGGAACTCCGGCTCTTCATGGAGCACAGCAAGGAGTTCGCCGAGGAATATCCCGGCATCGCCGAACGATTGGGCGGGCTGGCCGGCGAACGCATGGATCCGATGGTCGGCGGGCTTCTGGAAGGCGCGGCCTTCCTCGCCGCGCGGGTCCAGCTCAAGCTCAAGCACGAATTCCCCGAATTCACCAACAACCTGCTCGAACAGCTGCTGCCGAACTACCTGGCCCCGACCCCTTCTGCGCTGCTCGCCGGCCTGACGCCGCCCTATTCCGATCCGGCCTTGCGCGAGGGCGTGCGCATCGCGCGCGGCTCCTACATCGACGCGACCTATATGGAGCGCGAGCGGCGGGTCGCTTGTCGCTACCGATTGGGGAGCGACGTCACGCTCTGGCCTTTCGAGATCGCGGCGGCCGAATACATTCCGGCGCCGGGCCCGCTGCAGGCGCTCGGCCTTCAGGTCGGCGCGCGGGCGCTCGCGGGCTTGCGCCTGTCGCTCACCCATCGCGTGATGGCCGATCCCGAGCAGGAGCCATCCGCCGCGCAGGCGCTCAAGAACCCGGCGAGCTGGTTCGCCGGCTGCCGCACGCGCGCGCTGGATATCCACCTCCTCGGCGCCGAGGCCGATGCGGTCGCGCTTTACGAGCAGCTCTTCTCCAACTGCATCGGCATCCACTTTCGCCATCTCGACGAGTTCGGCGATCCGGTCGTGACGCCGGCCGAAGGCTGCTTCCTGGAGCAGCTTGGCTTCCGCGAGGACGAGGCCCTGTTGCCCGGCGATACCCGCGTCTTCCGCGGTTTCGATCTGCTGCGCGAGCTGTTCTGGTTTTCGCGCAAGTTCCTGGGCTTCCGGCTGGGCGGGCTCGCGGCGGCGATGCCGAAGCTCAAGGCCAAGACCGTCGATGTGATTTTCGTCTTCGACGAGGTCAATGCCCGGCTGCCCGGCGCGGTGCGCAAGGAGATGTTCGCGCTGTATGCCGCGCCCGCGATCAATCTCTTCGAGAAGACGGCCGACCGCATCCCGGTGAAGACCAACCAGCACGAATTCCACGTCGTGCCGGACAGGAGCCGGCCGCTCGACTACGAGCCGCACAGCATCCTGTCGGTCCATGCGCATTATGTCGGTGGGCGCGAGAAGCAGCCGGTCCACCCGCTCTATTCCTCGCCCGAGGGGGCCTCGCCGGTGCATGGGCTGCACTACACGCAGCGACGCTTGCCGCGCCGGCGCTCGGCCGCCGAGCGGCGACAAGGCCGCGCTTCGGACTATACCGGCACCGAGATGTTCGTCTCGCTGGTCGAGCCCGCCGGCATCGCGGATGCGACGTCGGTGGCGGAGCTCAGCGTGCGGGCGCTGTGCTCGAACCGGCATCTCACCGAGCATCTGCCGACCGGGGTCGGCGGCGCCGATTTTCGCCTGATCGACAATGTTTCGCTCGATATCGCCTGCCTGTCGGGGCCGACCCCGCCGCGTGAGCCGATCGTCTCGCAGCTCAGGCTGCGCGCCGGCACGGCGAGCACCGGCGTCGTCACCTGGCGGTTGATCAATCTGCTCAGCCTGAACCAGCTCGGCCTCGTCCAGCGCGGCGCGGGCGAGAATGGCGAGGCGCTGCGGGAGCTTCTCTCGCTCTTCGCCGATCTCGCCGACAGCGCCACGGAGCGCCGCATTCGTGGCATCAAGAGCGTCGACAGTCGCCCGGTCGTCCGTCGCTTTCCGCAGCGGGCCGGGACGGGTGCGGCACGCGGGCTCGAGATCACCGTGCTGTTCGACGAGAAGGCCTTCGAGGGGTCCGGCGTCTTTCTGCTCGGTGCGGTGCTCGATCGCTTCTTCGCCGAATATGCCGCGATGAACCATTTCACCCAGACGGTGATCCGCACCGTCGAGCGCGGGGAGGTGATGCGCTTTCCGCCGCGCGCCGGTTCGAGGCGGATCCTGTGA
- a CDS encoding Type VI secretion protein, protein MVDPISKKRLRPPLMFAFREAHLEKDAKTALDLRDEGGERVIAPRRAAPRAAITEQKLRREIAIDLEALVNTVNLESALDLTGLEHVRRSVLNHGFPDLTRLSIDEHRVDTIKEDLADVLLGYEPRLIRKSVAVERDETLDPAELKIRFLVRADLNCEPLNIPVQFVADLELDTGKIAIKGR, encoded by the coding sequence ATGGTCGACCCCATCTCGAAGAAGCGGCTGCGGCCGCCATTGATGTTCGCATTTCGGGAGGCGCATCTGGAGAAGGATGCGAAGACCGCGCTCGACCTGCGGGACGAGGGCGGCGAGCGTGTCATCGCGCCGCGCCGTGCCGCGCCGCGAGCCGCGATCACCGAGCAGAAGCTTCGGCGCGAGATCGCCATCGATCTGGAGGCGCTGGTCAACACGGTCAACCTGGAATCGGCCCTCGACCTGACAGGGCTTGAGCATGTCCGTCGTTCCGTCCTCAATCACGGATTTCCGGACCTGACGCGGCTGTCGATCGACGAGCACCGGGTCGATACCATCAAGGAGGATCTGGCCGATGTGCTGCTCGGCTACGAGCCGCGGCTGATCCGCAAGTCGGTCGCGGTCGAGCGCGACGAGACGCTCGACCCGGCCGAGCTGAAGATCCGCTTCCTCGTTCGCGCCGATCTGAATTGCGAACCGCTCAATATTCCCGTCCAGTTCGTCGCCGATCTCGAACTCGACACCGGCAAGATCGCGATCAAGGGGCGCTGA
- the hcp gene encoding Protein hcp1: MASDYLLEIDGIKGESKDSKHKDTIEIESFSWGVTNAGSHSAGAGGGAGKASFQDIHFTSAVGKASPTLSLFCANGKHIKKAVLYVRKQGGDQQDYYIVTLEDLLVSSYQSGGSEGSRSMPTDQFSLNYAKIKYEYKPQKADGSLEAPVTMTWDIKSNKA; encoded by the coding sequence ATGGCTAGCGACTATCTGCTCGAGATCGATGGCATCAAGGGCGAGAGCAAGGACTCCAAGCACAAGGATACGATCGAGATCGAATCCTTCTCCTGGGGCGTCACCAACGCCGGCAGCCATTCGGCGGGCGCGGGCGGCGGCGCCGGCAAGGCGAGCTTCCAGGACATTCATTTCACCTCGGCCGTCGGAAAGGCCTCGCCGACGCTCTCCCTGTTCTGCGCCAACGGCAAGCACATCAAGAAGGCCGTTCTCTATGTCCGCAAGCAGGGCGGCGACCAGCAGGACTACTACATCGTGACATTGGAGGATCTGCTGGTGTCGAGCTACCAGTCCGGTGGCTCCGAAGGCAGCCGCAGCATGCCGACGGACCAGTTCTCGCTGAACTACGCCAAGATCAAATACGAGTACAAGCCGCAGAAGGCCGATGGGTCGCTCGAGGCGCCGGTCACCATGACCTGGGACATCAAGAGCAACAAGGCGTGA
- the tssC gene encoding Type VI secretion system sheath protein TssC1 codes for MAAESQTQQPGGAAVETREVDDFSAILKQSFKPKTERAATEVENAVATLVNQALADQTLIKGDVIDTIEEMIARLDAKLTEQMNEVLHAPEYQKIESAWRGLHYLVFNSETDSQLKIKVMNVSKNELYRNLKTFPGARWDQSPLFKQIYEQEFGQLGGQPFGCLVGDYHFSHVPTDVQLLRDLSKVAAAAHAPFFAGADPTLMGMDAWTELSNPRDLGKVFDTPDYAAWKGLRDAADSRYVGLCLPRVLSRVPYGAKSEPVEEFAFEEDTDGHQGEKYAWMNAAYAMAVNINRAFKEYGWCTRIRGVQSGGEVLNLPTHTFPTDDGGVDLKCPTEIAISDRREAELAKSGLIPLIHRKNTDKAAFIGAQSLYKPKAFSGPDGVAATASDNLSARLPYMFAVSRFAHYLKCMVRDKIGSYKEKEPLRRWLQEWITDYVDGDPINSSEETKARRPLSDARIDVFEDEENPGYYSAKFYLRPHFQLEGMDIGLSLVSRLPAPKQ; via the coding sequence ATGGCAGCGGAATCACAGACCCAACAGCCCGGCGGCGCGGCTGTAGAGACCCGCGAGGTCGACGATTTCTCGGCGATCCTGAAGCAGAGTTTCAAACCCAAGACGGAGCGGGCGGCGACGGAGGTCGAGAACGCGGTCGCCACCCTGGTCAACCAGGCTCTGGCGGACCAGACCCTGATCAAGGGCGACGTTATCGACACGATCGAGGAGATGATCGCGCGCCTCGACGCCAAGCTGACCGAGCAGATGAACGAGGTGCTGCACGCGCCTGAATACCAGAAGATCGAGAGCGCCTGGCGCGGCCTGCATTACCTCGTCTTCAACTCCGAGACCGACTCGCAGTTGAAGATCAAGGTGATGAACGTCTCCAAGAACGAGCTCTACCGCAATCTGAAGACGTTCCCTGGCGCGCGCTGGGACCAGAGCCCGCTGTTCAAGCAGATCTACGAGCAGGAATTCGGCCAGCTCGGCGGCCAGCCCTTCGGCTGCCTGGTCGGCGACTATCATTTCAGCCACGTTCCGACCGACGTGCAGCTCCTGCGCGATCTGTCGAAGGTCGCGGCGGCCGCGCATGCGCCCTTCTTCGCCGGCGCCGATCCGACGCTGATGGGCATGGATGCCTGGACCGAGCTGTCGAATCCGCGCGATCTCGGCAAGGTCTTCGACACGCCGGACTACGCGGCCTGGAAGGGGCTGCGCGATGCGGCCGACTCCCGCTATGTCGGCTTGTGCCTGCCGCGCGTGCTCTCGCGGGTGCCCTATGGCGCCAAGTCTGAGCCGGTCGAGGAATTCGCCTTCGAGGAGGACACCGACGGCCATCAGGGCGAGAAATACGCCTGGATGAACGCGGCCTACGCCATGGCGGTGAACATCAACCGCGCCTTCAAGGAATATGGCTGGTGCACACGCATCCGCGGCGTCCAGTCGGGCGGCGAGGTGCTGAACCTGCCGACGCACACCTTCCCCACGGATGATGGCGGCGTCGACCTGAAATGCCCGACCGAGATCGCGATCAGCGACCGGCGCGAGGCCGAGCTGGCGAAATCCGGCCTGATCCCTCTGATCCATCGCAAGAACACCGACAAGGCGGCCTTCATCGGCGCGCAGTCGCTCTACAAGCCCAAGGCCTTCTCGGGGCCCGACGGCGTGGCGGCGACGGCCTCCGACAACCTCTCGGCCCGGCTGCCCTACATGTTCGCGGTCTCGCGCTTCGCGCATTACCTGAAGTGCATGGTTCGCGACAAGATCGGCTCCTACAAGGAAAAGGAGCCGCTGCGACGCTGGCTGCAGGAATGGATCACCGACTATGTCGACGGCGATCCGATCAATTCCAGCGAGGAGACGAAGGCGCGGCGCCCGCTTTCCGATGCGCGCATCGACGTCTTCGAGGACGAGGAGAACCCTGGCTACTATTCGGCCAAGTTCTATCTGCGGCCGCACTTCCAGCTCGAGGGCATGGATATCGGCCTGAGCCTGGTGTCGCGTCTGCCAGCTCCCAAGCAGTGA
- the tssB gene encoding Type VI secretion system sheath protein TssB1, which translates to MAGDSGQKFIRRNRPPRVHITYEDPYNAEQKIELPFVMGVLADLSGNASAVEKPDISQRKFLDVDMDNFDQRLAAIEPAVSFNVANKLGDDSNEKLSVSLKFSKFEDFSPATVARQIPATAKLLEAREQLANLLRYMDGKMAASDQIKALLADPQLMATLKDRLGKSETTDNKTQN; encoded by the coding sequence ATGGCCGGGGATTCAGGACAGAAGTTCATTCGCCGCAATAGGCCGCCTCGGGTGCACATCACCTACGAGGATCCCTACAACGCCGAGCAGAAGATCGAGCTGCCCTTCGTGATGGGCGTTCTCGCCGATCTGTCCGGCAACGCCTCGGCGGTGGAGAAGCCCGACATCTCCCAGCGCAAGTTCCTCGATGTCGACATGGATAATTTCGATCAGCGGCTGGCCGCGATCGAACCCGCGGTCAGCTTCAACGTGGCGAACAAACTCGGCGACGACAGCAATGAAAAGCTCTCGGTGTCGCTGAAGTTCTCGAAGTTCGAGGATTTCAGCCCGGCGACCGTCGCCCGCCAGATTCCGGCGACGGCGAAGCTGCTGGAAGCGCGGGAGCAACTGGCCAATCTGCTGCGCTACATGGACGGCAAGATGGCCGCCAGCGACCAGATCAAGGCCCTGCTCGCTGATCCGCAGCTGATGGCGACGCTGAAGGACCGGCTCGGCAAGAGCGAGACGACGGACAACAAGACGCAGAACTGA
- a CDS encoding ImpA_N domain-containing protein gives MTALNFAELSKPVSAEDPCGPDLEDDLDFMNVMARLEVALPASYFRRDDDGRQVAFDRTSIEFPAAFADIGKLLARSRDLRAFVLAAKLTILNRDVAGFAACLSAMADILGSEWEAMHPRAMDGDHIMREVALQGLDELATVVLPLQHAPLFTSRRIGAFAFRSQLVASGETRLVEGEQHPDAGTIQAALGEAEPDDLTRVLGQIEMAREALARLRAIWLEKVGVDHPLGFPRLEGLLEQIAAFVGAAVTRRVPGHPAVGTAPAATDVQAPAANIASFGPGSLSSVLQVKDTLAACLGYFRRTEPSSPAVLLIGQARQLIGKSLIEVIQIMFPEHVDKAVFEIGEPRRFRLPLERLPVADGDDAFDETAGSDDGSEGHYGGDESESLQAEDGGDAAEVAAMDPADAVPVVRIANRAEAVSAMKAVAAFYRQVEPSHPMPLLMDKACALAQHDFMSLIGNILPEVAQMPETDN, from the coding sequence ATGACGGCCCTGAATTTCGCGGAATTGTCGAAGCCGGTTTCGGCGGAAGATCCTTGCGGGCCGGATCTGGAAGACGATCTGGACTTCATGAATGTGATGGCGAGGCTCGAGGTCGCTTTGCCGGCTTCGTATTTCCGCCGCGACGATGATGGCCGCCAGGTCGCCTTCGACCGGACCAGCATCGAATTCCCGGCCGCCTTCGCCGATATCGGCAAGCTGCTGGCTCGCTCCCGCGATCTCAGGGCCTTCGTGCTGGCGGCCAAGCTGACCATCCTGAACCGCGACGTGGCGGGATTTGCAGCCTGCCTCTCAGCCATGGCCGACATCCTCGGCAGTGAGTGGGAGGCGATGCATCCGCGGGCGATGGACGGCGACCACATCATGCGCGAGGTCGCCCTGCAGGGGCTCGACGAGCTGGCCACGGTGGTCCTGCCGCTGCAGCACGCGCCGCTCTTCACCAGCCGTCGCATCGGGGCCTTCGCCTTTCGCAGCCAGCTCGTCGCGAGCGGCGAGACACGCCTCGTCGAGGGCGAGCAGCATCCCGATGCCGGAACGATCCAGGCGGCGCTCGGCGAGGCCGAGCCGGACGACCTGACGCGGGTTCTCGGCCAGATCGAGATGGCGCGCGAAGCGCTTGCGCGGCTGCGCGCGATCTGGCTGGAGAAGGTCGGTGTCGATCATCCGCTCGGCTTTCCGCGCTTGGAGGGGCTGCTGGAACAGATCGCCGCCTTTGTTGGCGCAGCGGTCACACGGCGCGTGCCGGGCCATCCGGCTGTCGGCACGGCGCCGGCGGCGACCGATGTCCAGGCGCCGGCAGCGAACATCGCGAGCTTCGGTCCGGGGAGCCTGTCCAGCGTCCTTCAAGTGAAGGATACCCTGGCTGCCTGCCTTGGCTACTTTCGCAGGACCGAGCCTTCGAGCCCGGCGGTCCTGCTGATCGGACAGGCCCGGCAACTGATCGGAAAGTCGTTGATCGAGGTCATCCAGATCATGTTTCCCGAGCATGTCGACAAGGCCGTCTTCGAGATCGGAGAGCCGCGCCGGTTCCGGCTGCCGCTGGAGCGGTTGCCGGTTGCCGACGGCGACGACGCGTTCGACGAAACGGCCGGTTCGGACGATGGCTCAGAGGGCCACTATGGCGGCGACGAGAGCGAGAGCCTGCAGGCGGAAGACGGCGGCGATGCTGCCGAGGTGGCGGCGATGGATCCGGCAGATGCTGTCCCTGTGGTCAGGATCGCCAATCGAGCCGAGGCGGTGAGCGCGATGAAGGCGGTCGCGGCCTTTTATCGGCAGGTCGAGCCGTCGCACCCGATGCCGTTACTGATGGACAAGGCTTGCGCTCTGGCGCAGCATGATTTCATGTCCCTGATCGGCAATATCCTGCCGGAGGTGGCGCAGATGCCGGAGACTGACAACTAG
- a CDS encoding Outer membrane protein OmpA-like peptidoglycan-associated protein translates to MRKQPGIAALALLAGGALVAATGAGAQTYKADDIVKHFEGGVAAKTGATRGLCVGTEAECARAGHVVPAAKPPSAFDLVVKFQYNSDVLEPDAKLNLDEFAKALKAPQLATQSFLVEGHTDAAGNPTYNLNLSQRRAQAVVRYLGEQGVDTAKLQPKGYGETRPVVADRLSGDNRRVETRLRGE, encoded by the coding sequence ATGCGCAAGCAGCCTGGGATCGCCGCTCTTGCTCTTCTGGCTGGGGGCGCTCTCGTCGCGGCGACGGGGGCCGGGGCCCAGACCTACAAGGCGGACGACATCGTCAAGCATTTCGAGGGCGGCGTTGCCGCCAAGACCGGCGCCACCCGAGGCTTGTGCGTCGGGACCGAGGCGGAATGCGCCAGGGCCGGCCATGTCGTGCCGGCGGCCAAGCCGCCGAGCGCCTTCGATCTCGTCGTCAAGTTCCAGTACAACTCTGACGTGCTGGAGCCGGATGCGAAGCTCAATCTCGACGAGTTCGCCAAGGCCCTGAAGGCGCCGCAGCTCGCCACGCAGTCCTTCCTGGTCGAGGGGCACACCGACGCCGCCGGCAACCCGACCTATAACCTCAACCTGTCGCAGCGGCGCGCGCAGGCGGTCGTCCGGTACCTTGGAGAACAGGGGGTCGACACCGCCAAGCTCCAGCCCAAGGGATATGGCGAGACGCGGCCGGTTGTCGCCGATCGGCTGTCCGGCGACAACCGGCGCGTCGAGACCCGCCTGCGCGGCGAGTGA